A window of Streptomyces sp. NBC_01224 genomic DNA:
CGAGCTGCCCGATGGGGTCTCATGGCTGCCTGGCGGGTCGTATCCGGTTTCGGGCTCGACGAAGCACCGTTCCGTCATGACGCAACATCGCCGACAGGGTCGGCCCGTGCGCCGGCCTTCTCGTGAAGGAGAATCTGTGATCTCGAAAAGTAAGAGGGCTGCGCGTTCCGTGGCCGTGGCGCTCGCCACAACTGCCGCGCTCACCATCGGCATGCCGAGCGGTAACGCCTTCGCCATCGACCACGTCCAATGTGTGGGCGGGGAGAACTTCTTGAAGATCTGGTCGCACCTCGATGGCCGTGAGAGCGTCGACTGCTACGCGAACGGCGGGAAGACCGACTTCGGCGGGTGGTGGATCGACCGGATCTCCACGGGCAACAACGACCTGATCTACTACGACGCCAACGGTGACTCGGTGAAGATCGAGCGCTGGCACGACATCACCTTCCCGAACCATCCGCCGAGGGTCGTCGCCATCCAGATTGTGTGACGAGTTGACGTCCGGTTGCGGGGAATGACTGTCTCGGCCACGCTCTTCCGGGCGTGGCCGGGACGCGATGGCTTACTGATCGTTTCTTTGATGGAGGTCGGACCCCGTCGGCCCGTCAGGCCGGTCCACACGTCCTGGGCATTGCCGGCGGGCGGTACGCCTCACGGGTTTGCCGGCAGCTGCAGCCCCGTGCAGTTCCCGCGCCGCACCTGGTCCTTCGCGAAGGCGGCTACGTACTCGCGCAACAGCACGCTCCGCTGATTCCGCTCGGCTGCCGTCAGAGGCTCGTGCTTCTTGCCTGCCTCCCCGTAGAGGGATTCGTAGCCCCAGTGCGCGGCGAAGCCGGCATTCTCGCCTCCGCACTTGGCGACGGCCCACGCCCTGTCCTCGGTCAGCGCGGGCTTCCAGTCGGCGCCTTCGCCCATCGGCAGCGGGGCGGGGCCCGAGCCCATCTCGCGCAGCTTCCTGCCCCAGTCACCACGCCAGCTGGTGAGTTCGACGAGCGGATTGCCCGGCCTCGTGCTGTTACTCCCGTACGCGTCGTCGCCAGCCGTCTTCGGCGCGTTCAGGGTGCAACGTCCGACGACCCCGCCGTCAGCGATGGCGATGCGGACCTCCCCGTCGCGTCCTTGCGCCGGGACGCGGGTGGTGGCGAGAGCGTCGCAGGCGGTGCCCTTCGCTTCCGCGCGGGGCACATACCTGCCCGTGTCCGGTACCGCCCCGTCCTTCGGCGCGGGCAGCGGCTCGCCACCGCAGCCGAGCTTCTCTGTCACCTCGTTCGTCATCCGCACCGCGAGCCGCAGCATGGCCGCCTTCTCCTCGCGGCTCTTGGCGAAGTACGTCCAGGTGCCCACCAGCAGCCTGCGGTGTTCCGCAGTGGGGCCCTTGCCGCCGCGCGGGCACTCGGGCATGAGATAGACGAGGCTGTTCTCGGCCTCGAAGCCGGGCAGCCCGCCCGGCAGCACGGCGTGCGGCGGATAGGAGCTGCCTATGTACCGCATCTCCTCTTCCCGGTCCGCCCCGTCCAGATAGGCGTTTACGGCGACCACGACCTTGTCCTTGTCGTTCTTCAGCACGCAGTGGTATTGGCCGAGGTCCTCGTCGAAGGACTCCTGCTCCGTCCCGAGCCGCGCGTCCGTCCGTACCGTCTCCAGATCGCTGCCTGGCAGCTTGCCCCCGCACGCCTCACGTGCCAGCCGGCGTACCCGGACCCGGAATGGGCGGGCGGGCTCTTCGGGCAGGTCGGCGGTCAGCAAGCTCGTCCCGGGGTCGTGCTGCTTCTGGCACGCGACCACTTTGCCATGGACCAGGAGCTCGATCTCTCCGTTTCTTCCGGGCCCGACGTTCACGGTGATCGAGTGGTCACCCTGATCCAGGTGGAGGTGATGGCTGTGCCCCATGACGCACCTCCACGGTGCTGTCGGCAGGTCCAGCCCGGACCCGGCGCCCCCTTTGACCGTATCTGCGCAGCGACGCGCTGAACGGAGTCCACGGAACTGAGGAAGGAACGCGTCCT
This region includes:
- a CDS encoding beta/gamma crystallin domain-containing protein; its protein translation is MISKSKRAARSVAVALATTAALTIGMPSGNAFAIDHVQCVGGENFLKIWSHLDGRESVDCYANGGKTDFGGWWIDRISTGNNDLIYYDANGDSVKIERWHDITFPNHPPRVVAIQIV